DNA sequence from the Staphylococcus epidermidis genome:
TCATCTTTATCATATTTTTCAAATAAAGAGAGATGTAAGCGTAATAAACCTAATAATTCTTTGCTTGAATGTTCGCGTGGTTCCTTTTCAAATGCGAATGGGTTATGGAAGATCCCTCTACCAATCATAATGCCATCAATACCATATTTATTTGCGAGTTCTAGACCAGTTTGTCTATCGGGGATATCACCATTGATAGTTAATAGTGTATTTGGCGCAATTTCATCACGTAATGTCTTGATTGCTTCGATTAATTCCCAGTGTGCATCTACTTTACTCATCTCTTTACGGGTACGTAGATGAATGGATAAATTTGCGATATCTTGTTCGAAGACGTGTTTTAACCAGTCTCGCCATTCATCGATATCGTAATAACCTAAACGTGTTTTTACACTGACCGGTAGACCACCTGCTTTAGAAGCTTGAATGATTTCGGCTGCCATTTCAGGTCGTAGAATTAAGCCGGATCCTTTACCTTTTTTCGCAACGTTTGCGACAGGGCAACCCATATTTAAATCTATACCTTTAAAGCCCATATCCGCTAAGCCGATACTCATTTCTCGGAATTGTTCTGGTTTATCGCCCCAGATGTGCGCTACCATTGGTTGTTCGTCGTCACTAAAAGTTAAGCGTCCGCGCACACTATGAATACCTTCAGGGTGACAGTAACTCTCAGTATTGGTAAATTCAGTAAAAAATACATCTGGTCTCGCAGCTTCACTGACAACATGCCGAAAGACAATATTTGTCACGTCTTCCATAGGTGCCAGAATAAAAAACGGACGTGGCAATGTACTCCAAAAATTTTCTTTCATGATTTATTTAAACCTTCTTTATAATAATGATCTCGAATTTTTACGCATGATGATATTACCACAAAACTCACATAGCTGACTACAACTTTTAAATAAATGATTACTGAGTTTTCGCGCTTAATTGTTTAATAAATGTTTAAAGTGGTAAAGTCTATATATGTACTATTTTAATATATAAATTTAGAAAGGAACATGCACATGAGTGAAGCAAATCATAAAAACATCGTTGTTGTAGGTGCAGGAATTATTGGTACGTCAGTAGCGACAATGCTTTCAAAAGTAAGTCCTAACTGGCATATCGATATGTTTGAAAGACTAGAAGGCGCTGGTATTGAAAGTTCAAATGAAAATA
Encoded proteins:
- a CDS encoding tRNA dihydrouridine synthase codes for the protein MKENFWSTLPRPFFILAPMEDVTNIVFRHVVSEAARPDVFFTEFTNTESYCHPEGIHSVRGRLTFSDDEQPMVAHIWGDKPEQFREMSIGLADMGFKGIDLNMGCPVANVAKKGKGSGLILRPEMAAEIIQASKAGGLPVSVKTRLGYYDIDEWRDWLKHVFEQDIANLSIHLRTRKEMSKVDAHWELIEAIKTLRDEIAPNTLLTINGDIPDRQTGLELANKYGIDGIMIGRGIFHNPFAFEKEPREHSSKELLGLLRLHLSLFEKYDKDEARHFKSLRRFFKIYVRGIRGASELRHQLMNTQSIAEARELLDTFEARMDARSEV